A single region of the Rhodococcus sp. W8901 genome encodes:
- a CDS encoding acetyl-CoA acetyltransferase, giving the protein MEGPGVSTPHSLDPRTPVVVGVGQFTERVDAPEYRGLSAVDLAAGAVSAALTDTGADTNAVAAAIDTVAGIRQFETSTPGAPAPFGKSNNYPRSVAHRVAANPSRAILEVSGGQGPQHLVTELARAIVSGDSSVAVVFGSEAISTVRHLAKTENKPDFTETVDGGLEDRGYGLEGLMPMSAVNHGLTDAPSQYALFENARRARLGQTRDEYACGMGKLFAPFTRVAASNPHSAAPTERTAAELVTPTERNRPIADPYTRFVVARDQVNQGAAVVLMSVAAARELGVQEDRWVFLHGHADLRERDLFDRQDLSRSPAAVMASTHALEVAGIDVAELATIDLYSCFPIAVSNVADGLGLSSDDPRGLTLTGGLPFFGGAGNNYSMHAIAETVDRCRKEPGSFGFVGANGGLLSKYSVGIYSTHPTGWREDRSTELQAEIDAWPTVPLTNHADGWATIETCTVKYDRNGDHTGIAIGRLESTGERFIASGIDGDDGILALLNSPEPIGQRFYVRSFGYGNRVTTTEMRMNELHPPTVPVLREGYEHVLVHREGHRLEITINRPQARNALFPPAHEELSEIFDAYFADPDLWVAIITGAGDQAFSAGNDLIYSASGKPNYVPKSGFAGLTSRRGMNKPVIAAVNGFAMGGGLETALACHLVVVDESAQLALSEVKVGLFAGAGGAVRLPRMLPPKLANELILTGRRMGAQEALGHGLANRVAPEGKALDVARELAEAIIVNSPTSVRLSLEVMEQAQGIADVIDAVNARTTAVDDLMTSEDMREGLTAFAQKRPPEWRNR; this is encoded by the coding sequence ATGGAAGGACCAGGCGTGAGCACGCCTCACTCTCTCGACCCCCGTACCCCCGTCGTCGTCGGCGTCGGCCAGTTCACCGAGCGGGTTGACGCCCCCGAATACCGTGGCCTGTCGGCCGTCGACCTTGCTGCCGGCGCTGTTTCGGCTGCGCTCACCGACACCGGAGCCGACACCAACGCCGTTGCCGCCGCAATTGACACCGTGGCCGGAATCCGCCAGTTCGAAACGTCCACACCCGGTGCCCCCGCCCCGTTCGGGAAGTCGAACAACTATCCCCGTTCTGTCGCCCATCGTGTCGCTGCCAACCCGTCGCGTGCGATCCTTGAAGTCTCCGGCGGTCAAGGGCCCCAGCATCTGGTGACCGAGCTGGCTCGCGCGATAGTGTCCGGTGACAGCTCTGTTGCAGTGGTTTTTGGGTCCGAGGCGATCTCGACCGTCCGACATCTAGCCAAGACTGAGAACAAGCCGGACTTCACTGAGACCGTCGACGGAGGCCTTGAGGACCGCGGGTACGGTCTCGAGGGACTGATGCCGATGTCCGCAGTCAACCACGGCCTGACCGACGCTCCGAGCCAGTACGCACTGTTCGAAAACGCCCGCCGCGCCCGACTCGGACAGACACGGGACGAGTACGCCTGCGGTATGGGCAAGCTGTTCGCACCGTTCACCCGGGTCGCGGCGAGCAACCCGCACTCGGCGGCACCGACCGAACGCACCGCGGCCGAGCTGGTCACACCCACCGAACGCAACCGACCGATCGCCGACCCTTACACGCGGTTCGTCGTCGCGCGCGATCAGGTGAACCAGGGTGCCGCGGTGGTGCTCATGTCGGTTGCCGCCGCCCGGGAACTCGGTGTGCAGGAGGATCGATGGGTGTTCCTGCACGGTCACGCCGACCTGCGCGAACGCGACCTGTTCGACCGGCAGGATCTCAGTCGCAGCCCGGCCGCCGTCATGGCGAGCACGCATGCGCTCGAGGTCGCGGGTATCGACGTCGCCGAGCTGGCCACGATCGACCTCTACAGCTGCTTCCCGATCGCGGTGTCCAACGTGGCCGACGGACTCGGCCTGTCCTCCGATGATCCGCGTGGGCTGACCCTGACCGGCGGCCTGCCGTTCTTCGGCGGCGCGGGAAACAACTACTCGATGCACGCGATCGCCGAAACCGTCGACCGGTGCCGCAAGGAACCCGGCTCGTTCGGGTTCGTCGGCGCCAATGGCGGCCTCCTGTCGAAGTACTCGGTTGGGATCTACTCCACCCATCCCACCGGGTGGCGCGAGGACCGCTCCACCGAACTTCAGGCCGAGATCGACGCCTGGCCGACCGTGCCGCTCACCAACCACGCCGACGGCTGGGCAACCATCGAGACCTGCACCGTCAAGTACGACCGCAACGGTGACCACACCGGCATCGCCATCGGAAGACTCGAGAGCACCGGGGAGCGGTTCATCGCCAGCGGCATCGACGGTGACGACGGCATCCTCGCACTGCTGAATTCTCCGGAACCGATCGGACAGCGGTTCTACGTGCGCTCGTTCGGCTATGGCAACCGCGTCACCACCACCGAGATGCGGATGAATGAACTGCACCCACCCACAGTGCCAGTGTTGCGCGAGGGCTACGAACACGTCCTCGTCCACCGCGAAGGACACCGGCTCGAGATCACCATCAACCGGCCTCAAGCCCGCAACGCCCTGTTCCCGCCCGCGCACGAGGAACTGTCCGAGATCTTCGACGCGTACTTCGCCGATCCGGATCTGTGGGTGGCGATCATCACCGGTGCCGGCGACCAGGCGTTCAGCGCCGGCAACGACCTGATCTACTCGGCGAGCGGGAAACCGAACTACGTGCCCAAGAGCGGGTTCGCCGGGCTGACCAGCCGCCGCGGCATGAACAAGCCGGTTATCGCCGCCGTCAACGGCTTCGCCATGGGCGGTGGACTCGAAACCGCCCTCGCCTGTCACCTCGTCGTAGTCGACGAGAGCGCGCAACTCGCCCTCAGCGAGGTCAAGGTCGGACTGTTCGCTGGCGCTGGCGGTGCAGTCCGCCTGCCCCGGATGCTTCCCCCCAAGCTGGCGAACGAGCTCATCCTCACCGGACGCCGGATGGGTGCCCAGGAAGCGCTCGGTCACGGCCTCGCCAACCGGGTCGCACCCGAGGGCAAGGCACTGGACGTCGCAAGGGAACTCGCCGAGGCGATCATCGTCAACTCCCCTACCTCCGTGCGACTTTCACTCGAGGTGATGGAGCAGGCCCAGGGCATCGCCGATGTGATCGACGCCGTGAACGCCCGCACCACAGCCGTCGACGACCTGATGACCAGCGAGGACATGCGCGAAGGCCTCACCGCTTTCGCGCAGAAGCGCCCACCGGAGTGGCGCAACCGCTAG
- a CDS encoding response regulator transcription factor yields MSVTKPAARVLIVDDEPTIVELLSVSLRFQSFEVETAANGCEGLDRARAFRPDALIVDVTMPGMDGFGLLRRLRADGVDAPVLFLTARVTVDDKLAGLALGADDYVTKPFSLEEVVARLRVILRRASRDEQVDPARIRFADLELDDETHEVWKAGETASLSPTEFTLLRYFMVNAGVVLSKQRILDHVWHYDFGGEVGVVETYVSYLRRKIDTGEKRLIHTLRGVGYVMREQR; encoded by the coding sequence GTGAGTGTTACCAAGCCCGCGGCCCGGGTATTGATCGTCGACGATGAGCCGACCATCGTCGAGTTGCTGTCCGTGAGCCTACGGTTTCAGAGCTTCGAGGTGGAGACGGCCGCCAACGGATGTGAGGGGCTCGACCGGGCGCGCGCGTTCCGGCCGGACGCGCTGATCGTCGACGTGACGATGCCGGGCATGGATGGCTTCGGACTGCTGCGTCGACTGCGCGCCGACGGTGTGGACGCCCCGGTGTTGTTCCTGACCGCCCGCGTTACTGTCGACGACAAGCTCGCCGGCCTCGCTCTGGGCGCCGACGACTATGTGACCAAGCCATTCAGCCTGGAGGAGGTGGTCGCCCGACTACGGGTGATCCTGCGGCGGGCTTCGCGTGACGAGCAGGTCGATCCCGCGCGGATCCGCTTTGCCGACCTCGAACTCGACGACGAAACACATGAGGTGTGGAAGGCGGGCGAGACGGCCTCGTTGTCCCCGACTGAATTCACCCTTCTGCGGTACTTCATGGTCAACGCCGGTGTGGTGCTGAGCAAGCAGCGGATCCTCGACCACGTGTGGCACTACGACTTCGGCGGTGAGGTCGGGGTGGTCGAGACGTACGTGTCGTACCTGCGCCGAAAGATCGACACCGGGGAGAAACGGTTGATCCACACGTTGCGCGGCGTCGGCTACGTCATGCGCGAGCAGCGGTAG
- a CDS encoding acetate--CoA ligase family protein has protein sequence MPTAITPERLTALFRPRNVALVGASNKSNFSLVAYHNLVQYGFGDRTYLVNKRGAETHGQQTYTSCTEIPVPVDLAYMMVPQAGTLDALTDAHAAGVRNAVILSSGYAEAGADGRKAEAELLAHAESLDMALLGPNMLGFTNFVDGVTATSIPVTQRSPGSIGLLSQSGASSSAMADFAAMIGADLSYMVTLGNEAMITVGHVLDFLVEDESTKAIAIFMETIRDPETFRRAALKAAARGKAIVILKAGSSELSARTAAAHTGALVGDDKVIDALFREFGVIRVDSIEDMMVTAQVAAHVGLLDRPGIGVASISGGACDIIADRAQDRGALLPELAPQTRSTIEEFFAAYGTIQNPLDVTGAAVIDPSIFTKSIVALSKDPSIGVVAVVSSIPWENDGPSPAEALISSIGNGIAQAEVPAVFVNQVLQPNTDYTRKIMTDGNVPVVVPGIQAGVVALQNVVTWSHRVQEITSSASHAPADVAVPDSSARRGKWSESTARGLLADAGVPVVPATLVTTADEAVVAAAAAGAAVVLKIASPDILHKSDIGGVRLNVSGADDVRAAFDAVHASAAAVPGARVEGVLISPMRPPATELLVGVVRDPQWGPILAVGLGGIFVEVLSDSVLTPLPVTPDRARQLLDQLRGSTVLDGVRGGAAANRDRLAEVISRVGDLAVALGPDLVSLEINPLRVNGSEIEALDAVVEWKDQA, from the coding sequence ATGCCTACTGCGATTACGCCGGAGCGGCTCACGGCTCTTTTCCGGCCACGCAACGTCGCTCTCGTCGGAGCCTCGAACAAGTCCAACTTCTCACTCGTCGCATATCACAACCTTGTCCAATACGGATTCGGTGACCGCACATATTTGGTCAATAAGCGGGGCGCCGAGACCCACGGTCAGCAGACCTACACCTCCTGCACCGAGATACCTGTCCCGGTGGATCTGGCGTACATGATGGTGCCGCAGGCTGGCACCCTGGACGCGCTGACCGATGCGCACGCCGCTGGCGTGCGCAACGCGGTGATCCTGTCGTCCGGCTACGCTGAAGCCGGCGCGGACGGGCGTAAGGCCGAGGCCGAACTCCTCGCCCATGCAGAGTCGCTGGACATGGCGCTGTTGGGCCCGAACATGCTCGGCTTCACCAACTTCGTCGACGGCGTCACGGCGACCTCCATTCCGGTCACGCAGCGATCGCCGGGGTCGATCGGGCTGCTGTCGCAGAGCGGTGCCAGTTCCTCGGCGATGGCCGACTTCGCAGCCATGATCGGCGCGGACCTGTCCTACATGGTCACCTTGGGCAACGAGGCGATGATCACCGTGGGCCACGTCCTCGACTTCCTCGTCGAGGACGAGTCGACCAAGGCGATCGCGATATTCATGGAGACGATCCGCGATCCCGAGACATTCCGGCGTGCGGCGCTGAAGGCGGCCGCAAGGGGCAAGGCGATCGTGATCCTCAAGGCCGGCAGCAGCGAGCTGTCTGCCCGCACCGCGGCCGCACACACCGGCGCCCTCGTCGGCGACGACAAGGTCATCGACGCCTTGTTCCGCGAGTTCGGCGTCATCCGAGTCGACTCGATCGAAGACATGATGGTCACCGCCCAGGTCGCGGCTCATGTCGGACTGTTGGACCGACCCGGCATCGGTGTAGCGTCCATCTCTGGTGGCGCGTGCGACATCATTGCCGACCGCGCTCAGGATCGGGGCGCCCTCCTGCCGGAGCTTGCGCCCCAGACGCGGTCGACGATAGAAGAATTCTTCGCTGCCTACGGCACGATCCAGAACCCACTTGATGTCACGGGCGCCGCTGTCATCGATCCGAGCATCTTCACCAAGTCCATCGTGGCATTGTCGAAGGATCCCTCGATCGGTGTGGTCGCTGTCGTCAGCTCGATTCCGTGGGAAAACGACGGCCCTTCCCCAGCCGAGGCGTTGATCTCCAGCATTGGCAACGGCATCGCTCAGGCCGAGGTCCCCGCCGTGTTCGTGAACCAGGTTCTGCAGCCCAATACCGACTACACGCGCAAGATCATGACGGATGGCAATGTGCCGGTGGTAGTTCCGGGCATACAGGCCGGTGTCGTCGCGCTGCAGAACGTGGTGACCTGGTCGCATCGGGTTCAGGAGATCACCTCCTCTGCCTCCCACGCCCCTGCCGATGTCGCGGTCCCAGACAGCAGTGCCCGCCGGGGCAAGTGGTCGGAGTCGACCGCTCGCGGCTTGCTGGCCGACGCGGGTGTGCCGGTCGTTCCTGCAACGCTGGTAACCACTGCAGACGAGGCAGTTGTCGCGGCTGCCGCGGCCGGGGCGGCCGTAGTGCTCAAGATCGCCTCCCCGGACATCCTGCACAAAAGCGACATCGGCGGCGTCCGTTTGAACGTCTCCGGCGCCGACGACGTCCGGGCAGCATTCGACGCCGTCCACGCCTCCGCGGCCGCAGTGCCGGGAGCCCGCGTGGAAGGTGTCCTCATCTCCCCGATGCGACCACCGGCAACCGAACTGCTTGTTGGCGTCGTTCGGGATCCCCAGTGGGGTCCGATACTCGCGGTCGGGCTCGGTGGAATCTTCGTAGAGGTCCTCTCAGACTCCGTGCTTACTCCGCTGCCGGTGACTCCAGACCGGGCCCGGCAGCTGCTCGACCAACTGCGCGGCTCGACAGTCCTCGACGGCGTCCGCGGAGGAGCGGCCGCCAACCGCGACCGTCTCGCCGAGGTCATCTCTCGTGTCGGCGACCTCGCAGTTGCCCTCGGACCTGACCTCGTCTCCCTCGAAATCAACCCCCTGCGCGTCAACGGCTCCGAGATCGAAGCACTCGACGCTGTTGTGGAATGGAAGGACCAGGCGTGA
- a CDS encoding PadR family transcriptional regulator: MSTRLRRTPATLAVLAELSSSAGPIWGLQIVRETGRPAGSVYPILARLEEAGWVESAWETDQAHSGPRRRYYTLTHDGRARATAMLAPATPAPAAIYRARLA; encoded by the coding sequence ATGAGTACGCGATTACGTAGGACGCCGGCAACGCTCGCCGTTCTCGCTGAACTGTCGAGTTCCGCCGGTCCGATATGGGGATTGCAGATAGTGCGCGAGACGGGACGTCCTGCTGGAAGCGTCTATCCGATCCTCGCCCGCCTCGAAGAGGCAGGGTGGGTGGAGTCCGCGTGGGAGACCGATCAGGCTCACTCAGGACCACGGCGGCGCTACTACACCCTCACCCACGACGGCCGGGCACGCGCGACGGCGATGCTCGCGCCGGCGACTCCCGCACCGGCTGCGATCTATCGAGCGAGGTTGGCATGA
- a CDS encoding TetR/AcrR family transcriptional regulator: MDRRVFDAALEVFGEFGWKGFSVVAVAKKAGVARASIYLRWPNSTDLLIDAVHSRVRVVADRAFDDVRTELLSLANQLLRLHVADSGRSTVRLMLEAPLVPGLKEYWDEVNSSQTVAARAIVARAIERGELPQDTSATLLLDTLCGAAMMHVQAVPSHLRELQLANLDAYAERLVDFVLAAARSVTGE, encoded by the coding sequence GTGGACCGCCGGGTCTTCGACGCTGCACTGGAGGTCTTCGGTGAATTCGGCTGGAAGGGGTTCAGTGTCGTCGCTGTGGCCAAGAAGGCGGGCGTGGCCAGGGCTTCGATCTATCTGCGATGGCCAAACAGCACTGACCTGTTAATCGACGCGGTCCATTCCCGCGTCAGGGTGGTCGCTGACCGGGCATTCGACGACGTGCGCACCGAACTCCTGTCTTTGGCCAACCAGCTGTTGCGGCTGCACGTCGCGGACTCCGGCCGCTCGACGGTGCGCCTGATGCTCGAGGCGCCCCTGGTCCCCGGTTTGAAAGAGTATTGGGACGAGGTGAACTCGTCTCAGACCGTCGCCGCCCGCGCCATCGTGGCCCGCGCCATCGAACGAGGCGAACTGCCCCAGGATACTTCGGCCACCTTGCTGCTTGACACCTTGTGCGGGGCCGCCATGATGCATGTCCAGGCCGTCCCTAGCCACCTACGTGAACTGCAACTCGCCAACCTCGATGCGTACGCGGAGCGGTTGGTCGACTTCGTGCTTGCCGCGGCGCGGTCCGTCACTGGTGAATGA
- a CDS encoding sensor histidine kinase, giving the protein MVVGRRVRQIPLRFMLMAALVLLAGLGLFASGVAVTSSLENSLIARTDATLRDAAHGWAKPEALSPLPPMTLPLPLPAPDRPPTPFFVLTQAPAGQTQLVINDDFKQPDLPQDLGPEPVTVGSVGDPGQRWRALANSSPMGKVTVAVSLSDVDDTVQRLVILQVVIGAVVLLVLGVLGYFVVRRSLRPLVEVEHTAAAIAAGDLDRRVPDHRGAGTEVGRLSAALNGMLAQIQTAFAATAASEDSARRSEEKMRRFVADASHELRTPLTTIRGFAELYRQGAMTDTAVVMARIEGQAARMGLLVEDLLMLARLDAERPIERAPVDLLAVASDAVHDARAVAPGRRIGLEVLGGPGLAEVLGDVARLRQVLGNLVGNALSHTPEDAEVMVRVGTEGPNAVLEVADTGPGLGPEAAERVFERFYRVDASRNRSSGGSGLGLSIVAALVSAHGGTVTLESAEGEGAVFRVLLPRIERQD; this is encoded by the coding sequence ATGGTGGTGGGGCGCCGGGTCCGTCAGATCCCATTGCGGTTCATGCTGATGGCCGCACTCGTGCTCCTCGCGGGTCTCGGGTTGTTCGCGTCGGGGGTGGCGGTTACCTCGTCGCTGGAGAACTCGTTGATCGCCCGCACCGACGCGACGCTGCGCGACGCGGCGCACGGGTGGGCGAAACCCGAGGCTCTGTCGCCGCTGCCGCCGATGACACTGCCGCTACCGCTGCCCGCGCCCGACCGGCCACCGACCCCCTTCTTCGTCCTCACCCAGGCCCCCGCCGGCCAGACCCAGTTGGTCATCAACGACGACTTCAAACAACCAGATCTACCGCAGGACCTGGGGCCGGAGCCGGTCACGGTCGGCTCTGTCGGTGACCCCGGGCAGCGCTGGCGGGCGCTGGCCAACTCCTCGCCGATGGGCAAGGTGACGGTGGCGGTGAGTCTGTCCGACGTCGACGACACCGTGCAGCGACTGGTGATCCTCCAGGTCGTGATCGGGGCCGTGGTGCTGCTGGTCCTGGGGGTGCTCGGCTATTTCGTTGTGCGGCGGAGCCTGCGTCCGCTCGTCGAGGTCGAGCACACTGCCGCAGCTATCGCGGCGGGCGACTTGGACCGCCGGGTCCCCGACCACCGCGGCGCCGGGACCGAGGTGGGGCGGCTGTCGGCCGCGCTCAACGGGATGCTGGCGCAGATCCAAACCGCGTTCGCGGCCACCGCGGCGTCTGAGGACTCGGCGCGCCGGTCGGAGGAGAAGATGCGCCGGTTCGTCGCCGACGCCAGTCACGAGCTGCGTACCCCGCTGACCACGATCCGCGGATTCGCCGAACTGTACCGGCAGGGCGCGATGACCGACACCGCGGTGGTGATGGCACGGATCGAAGGGCAGGCCGCCCGGATGGGTCTGCTGGTCGAGGACCTGCTGATGCTCGCACGCCTCGACGCCGAGCGCCCGATCGAGCGGGCCCCGGTGGATCTGCTCGCGGTGGCCTCGGACGCGGTCCACGACGCGCGGGCCGTGGCTCCCGGGCGGCGGATCGGCCTCGAGGTGCTCGGCGGCCCAGGGCTGGCCGAGGTCCTCGGTGACGTGGCGCGGCTGCGTCAGGTACTCGGCAACCTGGTCGGCAACGCCCTGAGCCACACACCGGAGGACGCCGAGGTGATGGTGCGGGTCGGCACGGAGGGGCCGAACGCGGTGCTCGAGGTCGCCGACACCGGTCCAGGACTGGGCCCGGAAGCGGCCGAGCGGGTGTTCGAGCGGTTCTACCGGGTCGACGCCTCACGAAACCGGAGCAGCGGCGGTAGCGGGCTGGGCCTGTCCATCGTCGCGGCGCTGGTGTCCGCGCACGGTGGCACCGTCACCCTGGAGTCCGCCGAGGGGGAGGGCGCGGTGTTCCGGGTGCTGCTGCCGCGGATCGAGCGGCAAGAC
- a CDS encoding IS701 family transposase, translated as MVVDVVAAELDTLHERVSGRFARAEPRSRVREYVSGLVAGLERKNGWTLAERAGEVSPDGMQRLLRRADWDVDGVRDDVRDYVVERLGDRSGVLIVDDTGFLKKGTRSAGVQRQYSGTAGRVENCQIGVFLAYASDAGHALIDRELYLPESWTCDRARCRAAGIDDEVEFATKPTLAQHMIERALDAQVPFSWVTADEAYGQVKYLRAWLEERDVSYVLATRRNDDVFTTDGRTGRADHLIEEVPAKQWRRISAGNGAHGPREYSWARVPIRITRAPGRGHWLLARRSLSDPTQIAYYICAGPRRTTLTELAAVAGSRWRVEECFQQAKNEAGLDQYQVRTYRAWYAHTTLSMLALAWLAGTKTEAAKGEPEHTIRA; from the coding sequence GTGGTTGTCGATGTGGTTGCTGCGGAGCTGGATACGTTGCATGAGCGGGTATCTGGCCGGTTTGCGCGGGCAGAGCCACGCAGCCGGGTGCGTGAGTATGTCTCGGGTTTGGTTGCGGGTCTGGAACGGAAGAACGGGTGGACGCTGGCCGAGCGCGCCGGTGAGGTGAGCCCGGACGGGATGCAGCGGTTGCTGCGGCGGGCGGACTGGGACGTCGACGGGGTCCGTGATGATGTCCGTGATTACGTGGTCGAGCGCCTCGGCGACCGCTCGGGGGTGTTGATCGTCGACGACACCGGTTTCCTGAAGAAGGGCACCCGCTCGGCCGGGGTGCAGCGCCAATACTCGGGCACCGCGGGGCGGGTGGAGAACTGCCAGATCGGGGTGTTCCTCGCCTACGCCTCCGATGCGGGGCACGCGTTGATCGACCGGGAGCTCTACCTACCCGAATCCTGGACTTGCGATCGGGCCCGGTGCCGCGCCGCGGGAATCGACGACGAGGTGGAGTTCGCGACCAAACCCACACTGGCGCAGCACATGATCGAACGAGCCCTGGACGCGCAGGTTCCGTTCTCCTGGGTCACCGCCGACGAGGCCTACGGTCAGGTGAAGTACCTGCGGGCCTGGCTCGAGGAACGGGACGTGTCGTATGTGCTGGCCACCCGCCGCAACGACGACGTGTTCACCACCGACGGCCGCACCGGCCGCGCCGATCACCTGATCGAGGAGGTCCCCGCGAAGCAATGGCGCCGTATCTCCGCCGGCAACGGCGCCCACGGGCCGCGCGAGTATTCCTGGGCGCGGGTCCCGATCCGGATCACCCGGGCGCCCGGGCGTGGGCACTGGCTCCTCGCACGCCGGTCCCTCTCCGATCCGACCCAGATCGCGTACTACATCTGTGCCGGGCCGCGCCGCACCACGCTCACTGAACTCGCCGCCGTCGCCGGGTCCCGGTGGCGGGTCGAGGAATGCTTCCAACAAGCCAAAAACGAGGCCGGCCTCGACCAGTACCAGGTTCGCACCTACCGCGCCTGGTACGCCCACACCACCCTGTCGATGCTCGCCCTCGCTTGGCTTGCCGGAACGAAAACCGAAGCAGCAAAAGGGGAACCGGAACACACGATCAGGGCATGA